In Streptomyces sp. P9-A4, the genomic window TCCGCCTCCTCAGCGGCGCCGACGACCAGGCCGCGGCCGACGTCCTCGGCGGTTTCGCACTGGCCACGATGGTGCCACTGATCGGCGTGATCGCCGGTACGGGCGCGATCGGGCCCGAGATCGACGACGGCTCGATCGTCTATCTGCTGTCGAAGCCGGTGAAAAGGCACACGATCATCTTCACCAAGCTGATCGTGGCCATCGCGGTCACGATGGTCTTCTCGGCGGTCCCGACGTTCATCGCCGGGTTCATCCTCAACGGCAACGGCCAGCAGGTGGCCGTGGCCTACACGGTGGCGGCGCTGGTGGCCTCCATCGCGTACAGCGCGCTGTTCCTGCTGCTCGGCACGATCAGCCGCCACGCGGTGGTCATCGGCCTGGTCTACGCCCTGGTGTGGGAGGCCCTGTTCGGCTCCCTGATCGACGGCGCCAGGACCCTGAGCGTGCAGCAGTGGGCGCTCGCCCTGGCGCAGAAGGTCACGGGCGACGGCCTGGTCACCTCCGAGGTCGGCCTCACGACGGCGGTGGTGCTCCTGGTGGCGGTCACGGTCGTGGCGACCTGGTTCGCCGGCTACAAGCTCAGCAAGCTGGCCCTGGCGGGCGAGGAGTAGCGGGCGGGAAGGAGAGGGGGCGGTCCCGCCCCCTCTCCTTCCGCTCAGACCGTCCGGTTCCGCGCGGCGAGCAGTCCCACGCCGACGGCGGTCGCGCAGACGACGAGGACCAGACTGATCGGCAGGGTCCAGGAGCCGGTGGCCTGGTGGAGGGCTCCGGCGGCGATCGGACCCGCCGCGGCCATCAGATAGCCGACC contains:
- a CDS encoding ABC transporter permease → MYNPTVARLTYRALLGRRRALILFLLPGMLLLISAAIRLLSGADDQAAADVLGGFALATMVPLIGVIAGTGAIGPEIDDGSIVYLLSKPVKRHTIIFTKLIVAIAVTMVFSAVPTFIAGFILNGNGQQVAVAYTVAALVASIAYSALFLLLGTISRHAVVIGLVYALVWEALFGSLIDGARTLSVQQWALALAQKVTGDGLVTSEVGLTTAVVLLVAVTVVATWFAGYKLSKLALAGEE